One Candidatus Nitronauta litoralis genomic window, AAGCAATCCAGATCTCTGGATCTACCCCTTCGGGGCACGAAAGCTTAGGAAAAATACCTTGGCCACGCTCCCTCTGGTCGCTCGCGATGACGGGCTTTTGGCCACCATTCCTATCAGACTAATCTGCTTTTATTTTAGACCTATGCAAAGACCTTCTTTCCAAGGGGGGGGGCAGGCCAAATACCCAACAATGGAATAATTTTTGGAATGTAAATAAAGAACGAAAATTTTTATTTAGAAAAGGCGTTTTTATTCACCGGTTCCGGCTTGGGGAGTTGGTCGCTTATCGGATTGTTGAGGCTTTCCTGATGTGCGGCGCCTTTGACAATACCCGACACCAGTTTTTCCGGCCAGCCGGCTTTCCGTTCCGGAAGAGGTGGGGGGGCCGGGGGGAGTCCGCCCTGCCGGGATGACTGGGTTTGTGCCTCTTCAGCTTTTTCCCGCGCCTGCATCTTCTCAACTTCCTGCAGACTCATGAACAGAGTCGATGGCGGCGCTTGCTTTGCAGACGCATCAGCAGACACAACTTCACCTGCCCAGGCAGGGGATGTAAAAAGCATTAGTGCCATGAATGGAATGGTGAATTTCATAATTTTATTCTACCACCTGAAAAGCCGCCGGAACAAAATTTAACATCCTATTAAAGGATATCCAACACCTGCTCCGGGGGGCGGCCCAGCGCGGCTTTGCCGTTGGCGATTACAATCGGGCGTTCGATTAATTTCGGGTGCTGGACCATCATCGAGATCAATTCATCCTCTGATAAGGATGGATTGTCGAGACCGAGTTCTTTATATTCATCCTCTTTCTTGCGCATCAAATCCCTTGGTGCCAACCCCAGCTGACCCAGTATTTCCTTCAGCTTTTCCGCCGATGGCGGTTCTTTCAGGTATTCAATGATGGTCGGTGTGATGTTCTGATCGCCCAGCAATTCCAGGGTCTGGCGCGATTTGCTGCATTTCGGATTGTGATAAATAGTCACGGACATGGCATTACTTTTATTAAAAGGTTAATAGACGTTTGGAAGATTCCGCGAACAGCGAAAGCTTTTACTGACTGCTTCTGCAAAGATTGTAATGGACGTTTTGAACAAACGAAAGTCTGTATTGATCAAAAATTATTTTCTACAGACATTTCAATACGAAGCGATAATCCACCTGCGCGTTTTGGGGCTGGTCTATTTTAAAACTAGGAACTGCTGGCAGGAGTTTTCTCGAGGGCCCGTATTTTATCTTTAATTATTTTGACTTTTTCAGGCTGTCTTGTGCCGAATAACTGGACCGCATTTTTAAACAGGGGCAATGCTTCTTCCGGTTGTTTTTTCCCCACCATGGCCTCTCCCATGGTTTGAAGAGCCTGCGCTTCGCCATCAGTATTTTTGGTTTTTTGTGCAAGCAGACGCTTGTTTTGCCCTGCCTTCAAAGCCTCTTCCCAATTTCCTGCTTTAAGAAATGCATCTCCCATTAAACCGAGGATTCTGAGTTCCTCACCGGTAGCCTTGATCTTGCGGAGAATAGACCGGGAACTGTTGGCTAATTTTATTCCCTGCTCCGGATCTCCAGCCAGCATCAGGCAGGCCCCATGCAGGCCCATTGAAAGAGCATGCCCTAAAGAATCGCGGATTTTTTGGTACAGCGTTGAAGCACTCTGATAACTGGATGCGGCCTTGGCGGGTTCATCGGTAAAGAGGAACGCATCGCCCAGATTATGATGCAGCCCGGCAATGGATTTGGCGTCTTCGGATTTAACCTGGCTTTTCAAAGCATCCTGCAGGGTTTCGATAGCGGTTTGTGAATCGCCGGACTGCAATTGCGCCTGCCCCAATGCGGAAAGCAAACGGGTCTGGGAATTGGAGTCATTCATATTCCGGGCCGTTTCCAATGCCATTTTCAGCCACTCCATGGCCTTGCCGGGATCTTTTGCCAGGAGGTGAGTATTGGCAATTTCTTCCTGGGCTCGAAGGATGGCTGAATGTTCTCCAATGGTGTCGGCAGCTTTGACCTCATTCTGAAAATGTTCGAGCGCCTTGTTCCAGTTTTTCTGACCCAGGAAAGCCACACCCAGTCCATGCAAAACATCCAGTTCCACTTTGGGATTTTCCTGTTTCTGTGAAAGCGCGAGGGATTTTTCCAGAGATTCGATTGCCTTTTTCCAATTCTTGACGCTGTTGTATTCTTGCCCCAGAAACAGCAGACAGTTCAACTCCCCTTCTTCATCCTGGAGATTTTTGGCGGCCAGTAATCCGCCTTCCAGCCAGGGCAATCGGTTCTGGGCAGACTGGCGAAGTTGCAGCAAGGGATAACCCAATTCGGCAAATCCCTGGCAAATACGCGCGATTTCGTTGTCCTTCAGGCAATTGGCCTGAGCCCACGCCTGACCCGCCTGGAAATTTTTCCAATCCAGATCAAACAATTGCAAGGCCTGATCCTTTTTGGAAGCCAGGGTTGAGTTAAACAGGTCGTTTAACATTTGCATGCGGGTCATATAAAAAGTGGCACGCCTCAGGTCAGTTTGTCCCGGGTTAACTTTATTGAGCTTGGTTACCAGCCAGCGTTGAATAGTAGGCGGGATCTGGTACCGGTCGGTGTGCTCGTTAAACTCTACAAAACCGAGCCGCACCAGCATTTCCAGTTTTATGTTTTCTTTGTCTTCACAAATAAAGGCTTCCGCATCACCATAGAAGCTACCGCGGAATTGCATTAATTTTGACAATATTAATTTAACCGAGTCCGGGATAATCAGAAAAA contains:
- the arsC gene encoding arsenate reductase (glutaredoxin) (This arsenate reductase requires both glutathione and glutaredoxin to convert arsenate to arsenite, after which the efflux transporter formed by ArsA and ArsB can extrude the arsenite from the cell, providing resistance.) gives rise to the protein MSVTIYHNPKCSKSRQTLELLGDQNITPTIIEYLKEPPSAEKLKEILGQLGLAPRDLMRKKEDEYKELGLDNPSLSEDELISMMVQHPKLIERPIVIANGKAALGRPPEQVLDIL
- a CDS encoding tetratricopeptide repeat protein, with protein sequence MSMILGLMILVIGGIGLIFIFKKPENEDSGVLSEKEEGGETQSRFVKSPSESNSKPRSGNSRLASIARKIENVRKEKGDSKLKSLAQHQVDAPPEDFFGRKTEIVNIVGRFKDGKHFNAFHGPRGIGKTATILKVVDKITPIFPEAQIYFNFDLADNPDTATSEAMAHVINSLSPGSKTPSNFEGLVAQYRKLLHGKKILLFFDNVRTSAEVLKLMPPSKSVGLILTSEEKLKIENMDWEKLEPLSEQNLKDLLNLWASRIGFWGAEIGRYAAYNPLAASLCGRFLNEFDSFDPEKFAKKLRDIFKEVEKTAPNRNQAGIETVLTILFLIIPDSVKLILSKLMQFRGSFYGDAEAFICEDKENIKLEMLVRLGFVEFNEHTDRYQIPPTIQRWLVTKLNKVNPGQTDLRRATFYMTRMQMLNDLFNSTLASKKDQALQLFDLDWKNFQAGQAWAQANCLKDNEIARICQGFAELGYPLLQLRQSAQNRLPWLEGGLLAAKNLQDEEGELNCLLFLGQEYNSVKNWKKAIESLEKSLALSQKQENPKVELDVLHGLGVAFLGQKNWNKALEHFQNEVKAADTIGEHSAILRAQEEIANTHLLAKDPGKAMEWLKMALETARNMNDSNSQTRLLSALGQAQLQSGDSQTAIETLQDALKSQVKSEDAKSIAGLHHNLGDAFLFTDEPAKAASSYQSASTLYQKIRDSLGHALSMGLHGACLMLAGDPEQGIKLANSSRSILRKIKATGEELRILGLMGDAFLKAGNWEEALKAGQNKRLLAQKTKNTDGEAQALQTMGEAMVGKKQPEEALPLFKNAVQLFGTRQPEKVKIIKDKIRALEKTPASSS